The Sphingomonas naphthae nucleotide sequence CACCGGAACCCAGATTTGGCCAGCGTCCCGCCGACCATCGAGAACAGCGACATCTCGCCCATCAACATCGTCGACGAGATGAAGTCGAGCTATCTCGACTATGCCATGTCGGTCATCGTCGCGCGCGCGCTGCCCGACGTGCGCGATGGCCTGAAGCCGGTCCACCGCCGCATCCTCTACGCCAGCCAGGAAGGCGGCTTCGTCCCCGGCCGGCCGTATCGCAAATCCGCCAAGATCGTCGGCGACGTGATGGGTAATTACCATCCGCACGGCGACAGCTCGATCTACATGGCGCTGGCCCGCATGGCGCAGGATTGGGCGATGCGCGTCATGCTGGTCGACGGCCAGGGCAATTTCGGGTCGATGGACCCGGATATGCCCGCGTCGATGCGCTATACCGAGGCGCGTCTCTCCAAGGCGGCGATGGCGCTCTTGGAGGATATCGACAAGGACACGGTCAACTTCCAGCCGAATTACGACGGGTCGCGCGACGAGCCTTCCGTGCTGCCGGCGCGCTTCCCCAATCTGCTGGTCAACGGCGCGGGCGGCATCGCCGTCGGCATGGCGACCAACATTCCGCCGCACAATCTGGGCGAAGTGATCGCCGCCTGTAAGGCGTATATCGCCAAGGAAGTGCTGGGCGGCGAACTCATCAGCCTGGAAGAGCTGATGGAGATCGTGCCCGGCCCCGATTTCCCGACCGGCGGCCTCATCCTCGGCCGGGGCGGCGCGCGCAACGCCTATACCGTCGGGCGCGGATCGATCATCATGCGCTCGCGCCATGTGATCGAGGAAGGGCGCGGCGAGAAGCGCGCCATCGTCCTCACCGAAATCCCCTATCAGGTCGGCAAGGCCGGGCTGGTCGAAGGCATCGCCGAGGCCGCGAAAGACAAGCGGATCGAGGGCATTTCCGACATCCGCGACGAGAGCAACCGCTTCGGCGTGCGCATCGTGATGGAGCTGAAGCGCGACGCCACGCCCGAGGTGGTGCTGAACCAGCTGTGGCGCCACACGTCGGCGCAGACGAGCTTCCCGGCCAATATGCTGGCGCTGCGCAGCGGCCGGCCGGAAGTGCTGAGCCTCAAGGAGATCATCCAGGCGTTCGTCTCCTTCCGTGAGGAAGTCATCACCCGCCGCTCGAAATATGAGCTGCTGAAGGCGCGCGAGCGGGCGCATCTGTTGCTCGGCCTCGTCATCGCCGTCACCAATCTGGACGAGGTGGTGCGGATCATCCGGGGCTCGTCCTCGCCCGCCGAGGCCCGCGCCGCGCTGCTGGCGCGCGAATGGCCGGTCGCCGAGATCGCGCCCTACATCAAGCTGGTCGAATCGGTCGAGCATGTCGGCGGCGACGGCACCGCCTATCGCCTGTCCGAAGCGCAGGTCCGCGCGATCCTCGATCTACGCCTGCACCGACTGACGGCGCTCGGCCGCGACGAGATCGGCAACGAGCTGGAGGGGCTGGCGACCGTCATCGGCGAGCTGCTCTTCATCCTGGGCAATCGCGGCCGCCTCTATGAAGTGATGGGCGAGGAGCTGGACGCGATCCTCGCGGCCTTCGCCACCCCCCGCAAGACCGAGATCGCGCCCGCCGGCGACGATATCGACGATGAGGATCTGATCGAGCGCGAGGACATGGTCGTCACCGTCACGCTCGGCGGCTACATCAAGCGCACCCCGCTCGATGCCTTCCGCGCCCAGCGGCGCGGCGGCAAGGGCCGTTCGGGCATGGGCACCAAGGACGAGGATGCCGTCACCGCTCTGTTCGTCACCTCGACGCACACGCCGGTGCTGTTCTTCTCCACCCACGGCAAGGTCTATCGCAAGAAGGTCTATCGCCTGCCCGAAGGCGCCCCGCAGGCGCGCGGCCGGCCGATGATAAACCTCCTCCCGCTGGCGCCCGGCGAGACGATCTCGACCGTGCTGCCGCTGCCCGAGGACGAGGCGGAGTGGGGCAATCTCCACATCCTGTTCGCGACCGCCAAGGGGCTGGTCCGCCGGAACTCCATGGATGCCTTCACCAACATCCGCACCGCCGGCAAGCTGGCGATGCGCTTCGGCACCGACGACGAGAGCGAGGACACGAGCGACCGGCTGATCGGCGTGACCCTGCTGACCGAAGAGGATGACGTGCTGCTCGCCACCCGCAACGGCAAGGCGATCCGCTTCCGCTCGACCGACGTGCGCGAGTTCCAGAGCCGCACCGCATCCGGCGTGCGCGGCGCCAAGCTGCTCGGCGACGACGAGGTGATCTCACTGTCGATCCTGAAGAGCACGCCATGGGATCAGGACACCGAGACGCGCGAAGCCTATCTGCGCGCCGCGCCGTGGAAGGAAGGCGAGCGTGCCACCGATCTCGACCCCGCCCTCGTCGCCGAAATGGCCGAGCGGGAGGAGTTCATCATGACGGTCTGCGCCAACGGCTATGGCAAGCGCAGCTCGGCCTATGAATATCGCCGCATCGGCCGTGGCGGTCAGGGCATCACCAATATCGACAATCTCGGCCGCAACGGCCCGGTCGTCGCCAGCTTCCCGGCGCACAAGGGCGAGCAGCTGATGCTCGTCACCGATCAGGCCAAGCTGATCCGCATGTCGGTGGGCGACACGCGCGTGATCGGGCGCGGGTCGGCCGGCGTGCGGCTGTTCCATGTGGCGGACGGCGAGCATGTCGTGGGCGCCGCACGGATCGAGGAAAGCGAGGACGAGGCCGAGACCCATCTGGGCGACGGTGCGTTGGCGACCAGCGACGGCGAGAATGACGCGACCATCGGCGACGATGCCGCCGACGGCGGAGAAGGCTGAGAACAGCCGATTTTTGGAGGCAGAGGATGGCGGACGAGAAGAAGGCCGAGATCGCCTATAAGGTGATGACGGCGGAACAGTGGAACAGGCTGCAGACCAACGGCTTCTTCTCGGGCGCCCCCGTGGACATCCACGACGGCTACATCCACCTTTCCACCGCCGAGCAACTGCGCGGCACGGTGGACAAGCATTTCGAGGGGCAGGTCGGCCTGATCCTGCTCGAAGTCGATCTGAAGGCGGTGGGCAATCACATCCGCTGGGAACCCTCGCGCGGCGGCGCGCTCTTCCCCCACCTCTACGGCGGGCTGCCGATGGTGGCGGTGGGCCGGCACTGGGCATTGGACAGCGACCGCAACGGCAAGGTGCTGCTGCCGAAACTATAGGGTCGTATCGTCAGCCGGAAGCCTCGGTCCGGCACGACAGCCCGCGCCCGCTTACTCGATCGTGCCGAGCACGGCGCCGACGGTGTAGGTCTCGCCCGCCTCGGCGCCGATCCGCAGCGTGCCGCTGGCCGGCGCCTCCACCTCGTTGGCGGACTTGTCGGCTTCCAGCAGGAACAAGGGCTGGCCTTCGGTGACGCTGGCGCCGTCCTCCGCGAGCCATTCGGCCAGCACCCCCTCGTTCATCGAGAAGCCGATCTTGGGGAGCAGGATTTCGGTGGCCATCAGTTGCTATGTCCCTTGACGAGAGCGAGGGCCGCGTCGGCGATGCGGGCGGCGTTGGGGATGTGGGCGTCTTCCAGCGGCTTGGAGAAAGGCACCGGATTGAACGGCGCGCCGACCCGGCCGACCGGCGCCTTGAGCTTGCCGAAGAGCTTCTCGGACACCACCGCCGCGATCTCCGCGCCGACGCCGAAGGGCACCACCGCCTCATGCACGACGAGGCAACGGCCGGTCTTGGCGACCGACGCCAGCACGGTTTCCTGATCCCACGGCGCGATCGTCCGCAGGTCGATCAGTTCCACGCTGATACCGGATTCCGCCAGCCTGGCAGCGGCGCCCTGCGCCTCGTTCATCATCCGCGCATAGCTGACGATGGTGATGTCGCTGCCCTCGGCCGCGACCCGCGCCTTGCCGATCGGCACGCGATGGCCGGGATCGAAACGGGGATAGGGCGTCCAGTAATTGGGCATGTTCTCCACGAACAGCACCGGATCGGGATCGTCGATCGCCGAGCGCATCAGCCCGTAGGCGTCGGCCGAATTGGAAGGGATCACCACCTTGATGCCGGCGGTGTGGGCGAACCACGCCTCAAGGAAATCGGCATGCTGGCCGCCGGTGGAGAAGCCCGCCCCCGTCATCGTGCGGATCACGATCGGCACGTTGGTCTGCCCGCCGGACATGTAGCGCAGTTTCGCCGCATGGTTGACGATCATGTCCATCGCGACCGTGGTGAAGTTCATCAGCATGATTTCGGCCACGGGCTTGTAGCCGGCGAGGCTGGCGCCGATCGCCGCGCCGATGATCGCCTGTTCGGAAATGGGGGTGGAGCGTACCCTCTTGTCGCCGAAGCGGGTGGAAAGCCCGCGCGTCACGCCGGTGACGCCGCCCTCCTCCGGGTCCGCCACATCCTCGCCCAGCACGAGGATCGTGTCGTCCTCGGCCATGGCATCGGCCAGCGCCTGGTTGAGCGCCTCCAGCACGGTGATCGGCTTGGCAGTCTTCTCGGCGGGCTTTTCCGCCAGCAGCGTATCGCTCATGCCGCCTCTCCAAACACGTCGGTGGACAATTCCTCGAGCCCCGGAAATTCGGCGCCCAGCGCATATTCGACCGCTTCGTCGAGCTGCGCCTCGGCGTCGGCCTCAAACCCCGCCAATGTTTCCTCGCTCGCCAGCCCCTCGGCGATCAGCCGCGCGCGGAAGGCGGGATAGGGATCGGCCGCGACCCATTTGGCTTTCTCGGCCTTGTCCATGTAGCGATCGGCATCGCCGAAGACGTGGCCGTGGAAACGGAAGGTCATCGCCTCGATCAGGGTCGGCCCCTCGCCCGCGCGGGCGCGCTCGACCGCCTCGCGGGCGGCGGCGTACATCGCCAGCGGATCGTTGCCGTCGACATGGATGCCGGCCATGCCATAAGCGGCCGCGCGATCGGAAATGCGCGCGACCGGCGTGGTCTTGCCATAAGCGGTATGCTCGCCCCAGCGGTTGTTGGAGCACAGGAAGATCACCGGCAGCTTCCACACCGACGCCAGATTGAGCGATTCATGAAAGGCGCCGATGTTCGACGCGCCGTCGCCGAATGTGGCGACCGCGACCCGCCCGTCGCCCGACAGCTGCGCCGCCCAGGCGAGGCCGTTGGCGATCGGCATCGACGAGCCGACGATGCCCGTCGTCACCATCACGCCCTTCGACGGATAGGTCAGGTGCATCGGGCCGCCCTTGCCCTTGCAGGTGCCGTTCACCCGGCCCGCGATCTCCGCCCACACCGCCTTCAGCGGCGTGCCCTTGGCGATGACGTCATGGATGCCGCGATAGATGGTGCAGAGATAATCCTGGTCGGTCAGGTTCACCGACATCGCCGCCGGAATCACCTCCTGCCCGCGATAGCTGTAATAGGGAATCGCCAGCCGGCCGGCGGTGACGACCTTGCGGCTGCGTTCGTCATTGGCCTTGAGCAGCGCCATGCGGCGAAACATCTCGACCTGCGTCGCCGCATCGGGGTGGTGGCTGTTGGTCAGCATCAAATACGCCTCTCCTGTTCGCCAGCGCATCCCTGCCGCGCGAGGGGCCGGACGCATCCTGTCGCGCGGAGGTTCGGGCAAACCGGCGGGCTTCTCAAGCCGCGCGCGCGCGCCGCCCCGCGAGTATCGGCGCGGCGATGTTCTTCGGCCGATTAGCCCCGCTCGAACGCCACAATCTGCTCGGCAAGCATCGGCCAGCTGGCGAAGAGGCCCGCGCCGCTTCCCTGATTCAACAGCCGCTCGATCCATTCGCGGTCGCCCCACGGCGGCTCGGCGAGGGTCGCGCCGGGGATGAGGGCGTGGACCGCCTCGCTGGTCTCGCGCGGGTGGTGGACATCGGAGAGACCGCTGCGCAGCACCGTCACCGGGATGTTCAGCGCGCCGAGTTGCGCGGCGGTGATGCCGGGCACGGGGCAATCGGGGCCGGGGAAGAAGGCGGCGGCCCACCGCTTCATGATCGCGATGAAGGCCATCGGATCCTGCGCGAGCAGCCGGTCGCGATTGCCGGGGTTGCGGGCGATCTGGGTGGCCCAGTCGGGCAGCTCGGCGACCGCCGCCATGCCGCCGTAAGCCGCCATCATCGCGGACTGGTGGCAGTAGGAGAAAGGCAGGCTGCCCAGCCCCACGCCCCCGCCGCTGATCCACAGGACGAACAGGCGGCGCACCATCTCGGGATGGCGGATCGCCGTCATCAGCGCCTCGCGCGATCCGCCCGACCCCGCCACCACATAGGTCGGCCCGAAATCGAGCGCGCGGAGCAGCCCGGCCAGCGCATCGGCATTCTGGAAGGATTCGGTCTCGCCCGCGAAACACAGATCGGATTCGCCGGTGTTGGGCCGATCCCAGATCAGCGCGCGCTTGCCCGCCGCCGCCAGTTTCTCGGCGAGCGGGCGCACCCCCGGCGTGTCGCGGGCGAAGCGGCCGCCCGGTGTGATCGCGACCGTCTCGGCGCCCTCGCCGATGACGTCATAGGCGATGCCGATGCCGCCCACCTCGATCCATGCCATCGCCGATCCTCCCCTTTTGGGTCAGGGTGCTAGGCAGCGTCGGTCGAAGGGGTCAATCGAGCCGCCGATCCCATCGCCCCGGCGGTTTCGGCGCGGGCCCGCCTTCCTTGTCGCGCGCGCCTTCCTGTCGTTATGGAGGGGCGGACAGGCATGCGACGGAGCGACATGGACATAGCGGCAACGGCACGCAAGCGGCGCGCGCGCGATCCCCAGGCGACGCGCGAAGCGATCCTAGAGGCCGCCTGCGTCCGCCTGGCGCAGGACGGGCCGGAGGGGCTGAGCCTGTCCGAAGTGGCGCATCTCGCCGGCGTCAATCGCGGCACCGCCTACCAGCATTTCGAGACGCGCGAGAAACTGGTCAGGGCGACCACCGAATGGGTCTCGTGGAAACTCTATCGCGCGGTGTTCGGCGATCCCGAACAGGTGCGCGGCCGCCCGGTCGAGACGGTCGACGTGGCCGAGCTGAGCGACCGGATGGCGGGTTTCGCCATGGCCAATCCTGCGCTGTGCCGCATCTGGCTGCTGACCGTGCTGGCCTCGCCCGATCCCTCCAGCGATGTGTTCTGGCGCGAATATCTGGAATCGATCAACCGCTTCGCCGCGACCGATCTGGCGCAGCCCGGCATCGATACCGAGGCGCTGACCGTCATCATGATGGCCGGCACCTTCCTGTGGCCGGTATGGGCCGAGGCGCGCGGCGACGCGGCCGACCGGCGCGGCGCGCTCGCCCAGCGCTTCGCCGACGAATGTCTGCGCCTGTCGCTGTTCGGCACGATGCGCGCCGAACATTATCCCGACGTGCTCGATCGGGTGAAGAAGCGCGGCGGGGCGCCGCCGATCGCGGGCGAATAGCCAAACATCGCGGGGCAGATATGTGGATTGCGGCGGCGGCGGCGGATTTGACTCGCCCTCCCCGCACTTCCATCAGCCGGGGGCTTGCACAGCTTTCGGAGCGATTGCCCCATGTTTTCCGCTATCCTGATCGACAAGACCGATGCCGGCCTGAAGGTCGAACTGACCCAGCTGGACGAGGCGCAGCTTCCCGACGGCGACGTCACGATCGACGTCGAATATTCGACGCTCAACTATAAGGACGGCCTGGCGATCACCGGCAAGGGGCCGGTCGTGCGGAAATTCCCGATGGTGCCCGGTATCGATCTGGCCGGCACGGTTTCCGAAAGCAGCAACCCGGATTTCAAGGCCGGCGACAAGGTCGTGCTGAACGGCTGGGGCGTGGGCGAGGGCCATTGGGGCGGGCTCGCCCAGAAGGCGAAGCTGAAGGGCGACTGGCTGGTGCCGCTGCCCGCCGCCTTCACCCCGCGCCAGGCGATGGCGATCGGCACGGCCGGCTATACCGCCAGCCTGTGCGTCGAGGCGCTGGTGCAGAAGGGCGTCGATCCGG carries:
- a CDS encoding alpha-ketoacid dehydrogenase subunit beta gives rise to the protein MSDTLLAEKPAEKTAKPITVLEALNQALADAMAEDDTILVLGEDVADPEEGGVTGVTRGLSTRFGDKRVRSTPISEQAIIGAAIGASLAGYKPVAEIMLMNFTTVAMDMIVNHAAKLRYMSGGQTNVPIVIRTMTGAGFSTGGQHADFLEAWFAHTAGIKVVIPSNSADAYGLMRSAIDDPDPVLFVENMPNYWTPYPRFDPGHRVPIGKARVAAEGSDITIVSYARMMNEAQGAAARLAESGISVELIDLRTIAPWDQETVLASVAKTGRCLVVHEAVVPFGVGAEIAAVVSEKLFGKLKAPVGRVGAPFNPVPFSKPLEDAHIPNAARIADAALALVKGHSN
- a CDS encoding thiamine pyrophosphate-dependent dehydrogenase E1 component subunit alpha yields the protein MLTNSHHPDAATQVEMFRRMALLKANDERSRKVVTAGRLAIPYYSYRGQEVIPAAMSVNLTDQDYLCTIYRGIHDVIAKGTPLKAVWAEIAGRVNGTCKGKGGPMHLTYPSKGVMVTTGIVGSSMPIANGLAWAAQLSGDGRVAVATFGDGASNIGAFHESLNLASVWKLPVIFLCSNNRWGEHTAYGKTTPVARISDRAAAYGMAGIHVDGNDPLAMYAAAREAVERARAGEGPTLIEAMTFRFHGHVFGDADRYMDKAEKAKWVAADPYPAFRARLIAEGLASEETLAGFEADAEAQLDEAVEYALGAEFPGLEELSTDVFGEAA
- the gyrA gene encoding DNA gyrase subunit A, encoding MASVPPTIENSDISPINIVDEMKSSYLDYAMSVIVARALPDVRDGLKPVHRRILYASQEGGFVPGRPYRKSAKIVGDVMGNYHPHGDSSIYMALARMAQDWAMRVMLVDGQGNFGSMDPDMPASMRYTEARLSKAAMALLEDIDKDTVNFQPNYDGSRDEPSVLPARFPNLLVNGAGGIAVGMATNIPPHNLGEVIAACKAYIAKEVLGGELISLEELMEIVPGPDFPTGGLILGRGGARNAYTVGRGSIIMRSRHVIEEGRGEKRAIVLTEIPYQVGKAGLVEGIAEAAKDKRIEGISDIRDESNRFGVRIVMELKRDATPEVVLNQLWRHTSAQTSFPANMLALRSGRPEVLSLKEIIQAFVSFREEVITRRSKYELLKARERAHLLLGLVIAVTNLDEVVRIIRGSSSPAEARAALLAREWPVAEIAPYIKLVESVEHVGGDGTAYRLSEAQVRAILDLRLHRLTALGRDEIGNELEGLATVIGELLFILGNRGRLYEVMGEELDAILAAFATPRKTEIAPAGDDIDDEDLIEREDMVVTVTLGGYIKRTPLDAFRAQRRGGKGRSGMGTKDEDAVTALFVTSTHTPVLFFSTHGKVYRKKVYRLPEGAPQARGRPMINLLPLAPGETISTVLPLPEDEAEWGNLHILFATAKGLVRRNSMDAFTNIRTAGKLAMRFGTDDESEDTSDRLIGVTLLTEEDDVLLATRNGKAIRFRSTDVREFQSRTASGVRGAKLLGDDEVISLSILKSTPWDQDTETREAYLRAAPWKEGERATDLDPALVAEMAEREEFIMTVCANGYGKRSSAYEYRRIGRGGQGITNIDNLGRNGPVVASFPAHKGEQLMLVTDQAKLIRMSVGDTRVIGRGSAGVRLFHVADGEHVVGAARIEESEDEAETHLGDGALATSDGENDATIGDDAADGGEG
- a CDS encoding DUF952 domain-containing protein encodes the protein MADEKKAEIAYKVMTAEQWNRLQTNGFFSGAPVDIHDGYIHLSTAEQLRGTVDKHFEGQVGLILLEVDLKAVGNHIRWEPSRGGALFPHLYGGLPMVAVGRHWALDSDRNGKVLLPKL
- a CDS encoding alpha/beta fold hydrolase codes for the protein MAWIEVGGIGIAYDVIGEGAETVAITPGGRFARDTPGVRPLAEKLAAAGKRALIWDRPNTGESDLCFAGETESFQNADALAGLLRALDFGPTYVVAGSGGSREALMTAIRHPEMVRRLFVLWISGGGVGLGSLPFSYCHQSAMMAAYGGMAAVAELPDWATQIARNPGNRDRLLAQDPMAFIAIMKRWAAAFFPGPDCPVPGITAAQLGALNIPVTVLRSGLSDVHHPRETSEAVHALIPGATLAEPPWGDREWIERLLNQGSGAGLFASWPMLAEQIVAFERG
- a CDS encoding lipoyl domain-containing protein; amino-acid sequence: MATEILLPKIGFSMNEGVLAEWLAEDGASVTEGQPLFLLEADKSANEVEAPASGTLRIGAEAGETYTVGAVLGTIE
- a CDS encoding TetR/AcrR family transcriptional regulator; amino-acid sequence: MDIAATARKRRARDPQATREAILEAACVRLAQDGPEGLSLSEVAHLAGVNRGTAYQHFETREKLVRATTEWVSWKLYRAVFGDPEQVRGRPVETVDVAELSDRMAGFAMANPALCRIWLLTVLASPDPSSDVFWREYLESINRFAATDLAQPGIDTEALTVIMMAGTFLWPVWAEARGDAADRRGALAQRFADECLRLSLFGTMRAEHYPDVLDRVKKRGGAPPIAGE